The nucleotide sequence AGGAAATCTCCTACGACTGCGACGGAGACACGCTTCTCGTGCGCGTGCATCAGGCGGGCGTCGCGTGCCATACGGGCACATACTCGTGCTTCAGCGGACGCAGGCTGGGCAAGGACGAGAAGGGCGTCGCCGTCATCGGCGACGAGCCGCAGACTTCGCTCGCAGAAGTGCTCAATGCCGTTTATCATGTCATCCAGGAGCGGCGCGTTCATCCCGTTGAAGGTTCCTACACGAATTATCTCTTCGACAAGGGACAGGACAAGATCTTGAAAAAGGTAGGCGAAGAAGCGGCAGAGACCATCATCGCCTCAAAGAATATGGAAAAGAGCGACATCCTTTACGAGATGGGCGATCTCTGGTATCACTGCCTCGTGCTTCTCGCGTTCCACAACATCGTGCCCGATGAACTCTTCGTCGAGCTTATGAACCGCAGGAGCGGCGGCAGCTACCACCAATTCACAGGAAAGGACGGCGTGCGTCCCGATGTGTGAGGAAAAGGGCGATGTCCTGCAGCTGCCCGAACCTGACCTCCTGCCTGACCGGGAAATCAACTTCCTGGAGCTTATTGAACTTCGCGCAAGCCGTAGGCAGTACACGGCGGAGGCTCTGTCCTTGCAGGAGCTTTCTTATCTCTTATGGTGCACGCAGGGCGTCAAGATGATCGCACAAGGAGGGCGCACGCTGCGCAATGTCCCGTCGGCAGCGGCGCTCCATCCGTTGACAACCCTGTTGTATCTGCAGAATGTAGAAAATGTGCCCACAGACTTTTATCAATTTATGCCTGTGGAACATGCACTGAAGCGTTTGACTCTTTCTGAAGATGCTCCAGAGGAAATGCTCACCGCCTTCGAGCAACAGGCAATGGTGCGTCAAAGCGCGGCAATCTTCTTCTGGGTCGCAGACGTTGTGCGCGGCATTCGCACGTACGGGCGCAAGGTCTACGAGTACATCTATCTTGATGTCGGTCATATCGGGCAGAATTTCTATCTGACGGCTGAGGCACTGGGCTTGGGCGCGTGCGCCGTCGGCCGATTCGATGAGGCGATGCTGCATCACTCGCTCCTGCTCGACGGTGAGGAGAAAAAGATCGTACATGCGGCCTGCATCGGCAAGATATGATTTCTATCTTGCCGATGCGGGCTTGCTTTTCGTGTGTATCGTAGGATATAATGGAAATCATCATATATCATCTGAAAACGGGAGGCTTCTTTTCGATGAAAAATACGAAACCGATCTATACGATAGGGCATCGCAATCCGGACACGGATTCCATCTGCTCCGCAATCGGCTATGCGCATCTGAAGCAGGCGATGGGCGAGAATGTTGTGCCGGCGCGTGCGGGAAAGGTCAACGAGGAGACGAAATTTGCTCTGAACCACTTCCATGTGGAACAGCCGCTTCTCATCACCGATCTCTATCCGCGCGTGAAGGATATCACGCTCGACTGCAAGACTGTCGTCAAGGAAACGGACAGCTTGCGTCATCTCGGTGAAATCATGCGTGAAAACGATCTGAAGTCGGTTCCCGTCGTCGATAAGGACGAGCGGCTCATTGGCATCGTGACCGTCAGCGACCTCGCGCAGCGCTATTTCAAGGAACTCAGCATGCAGAATCTCGCCGACGCGGGCGTCTCCTTCCGCGATGTGATCCGCGTCATTGACGGTGAGGTCATCGTCAACGGCGATGAGGGCGGCAAGATTCGCGGCAATGTGCGCATCGCGGCGGGCAGCATCAGCATGATTCAGGATGTCGTCAAGGAGCACGACGTCGTCCTCATCGGTGACCGCAGGGACGAGACTCTGATTGACTGCCTGAAGCAGGGAATCGACTGCATGATCGTCACGGGCAACGGCAGGGTGTCGCCGAGCGTCATCGAGGAAGCCGAGGAGCGCCACATGCTCATCATCAACACGCCCTATGACACCTATACTTGTGCGCGGCTCATCAACCAGTGCGTCCCCGTCAAGCGCATCATGCAGGACGAAATCGTCGCCTTCAAGCCGCTCGACCTCCTGAGCGACATCAAGGGAACGATGGAGCAGTACAGCTACCGCAATTATCCCGTCGTGGAAAATGGCAAGCTCGTCGGGCTCGTGAGCAAGGACATGCTCATGGTACCGGAGCGCGAGCGCGTCATCTTGGTTGATCACAATGAGCGCGGACAGGCAGTCGAGGGCATCGAGGAGGCGAAGATTCTTGAGATCATCGATCACCACCGTCTCGGCGGCATCCAGACGAGCGAGCCGATTTTCACGCGTCAAGAGCCTGTGGGCTGCACGGCGACGATCGTGGCGAACATGCACTGGCACAGAGATGTTGACATCCCGCCGTCGATCGCAGGTCTGCTCCTCTCGGCGATTCTTTCCGATACGGTGCTCTTCAAGTCGCCGACTTGCACGCCATACGACAAGAAGACGGCGGAACGTCTGGCGGAGATTGCCGGCGTCGATATCATGGAATATGGCATGGCAATGCTCAAGGCGGGATCGGGCATCGGCAACATGTCGCCCTTGGAAATCACCAAGAACGATATGAAGGAATTCCAGATTGGCGATTACCGCATCATCGTCAGCCAGATTTCCGTCATGGACACGAAGGAAGTCATGGATATCGAGGCGGAAATTGTCAAGAGCATGGCGGACGTCTGCAAGAAGGAAGGCTACGACATGAGCCTCGTCATGGTCACGGACATCATCGCCGAAGGGACGTATCTGCTCTACACGGGATCGCCCAAGACGTTGATCGGCGAGGCGTTCCACAAGGATGCCAGCGGCACGCACATCTATCTGCCCGGCGTCATGTCGCGCAAGAAGCAGATCATCCCGCCCCTTTCGGAAGCCGTCAAATTGATCAAAAAGCAGTGAGAGCTGTAAAAGGCAGGAACGGCTGCTGCAGTATATCTGCGGCAGCCGTTTCCTTTGCTGCAATCAAACATGTATGCTGCTGATGTTTGCGAGGTTGATACAGTGGATATTTTTCAGGGCTTGAATCCCATGCAGCGGGAAGCTGTCGCGCATATCGACGGCCCGCTGCTCATCATGGCGGGCGCCGGTTCGGGAAAGACGAAGGTGCTCACCTGTCGCATCGCCAATCTCTTGGCACACGGCGTGCCGCCCTACAGCATCTTGGCAATCACGTTCACGAACAAGGCGGCGGCAGAGATGCGCGAGCGCGTCGATCGCATGATCGGCGGCTTGGGCAAGGATGTCTGGCTCAGCACATTTCATTCGTTCTGCGCACGCTTTCTGCGGCGTGAGATTGAAGCGGGCGAAGTCTACAAGAAAAATTTCGTCATCTACGATACGTCAGACTCCAAGACCGTCATCAAGGCGTGCCTCAAGGAGCTGAATCTCGATGACAAGCAATTTGCTCCCGCAAAGGTGCAGAACGCCATATCGAACGCGAAAAATCTCATGCTCGGGCCGCGCGCCTACGCGCGGCAGGCGGATACGTTCCATGCGAAGAAGATTGCGGAGCTTTTCAGCCTGTATGACAAGAAGCTGCGCGAGAACAACGCCTTGGATTTTGACGATCTCCTGCTGCTCGCCGTCGACCTTCTGGAAAATAACGACGAACTGCGTCAAAAGTATCAGCGGCGTTTCCGCTACATCCTCATCGACGAATATCAGGATACGAACGGCGCACAGTACAGGCTCACAACGCTTCTGGCAGGCGGTCATCACAATCTCTGCGTCGTCGGCGACGCAGATCAGTCCATCTACGGCTGGCGCGGCGCGGACATCAGCAACATCTTGAATTTCGAGAAGGACTTTCCCGAGGCGAAGACGATCAAACTTGAGCAGAATTATCGCTCGACGAAGAATATCTTGGCCGCAGCCAATGCCGTCATCCGAAACAATGAGAACCGCAAGCCGAAGAAGCTCTGGACGGAAAACGCTGTAGGGGAGAAGATCGCCCTTTATCAGGCGAATGACGAGCGCGACGAGGCAAGATTCGTCGTAGATACCGTGCAGAAGCAGAAGACGCTCTTTTCCGTCGATTATGGCGATATCGCCGTGCTTTACCGCACGAATGCGCAGTCGCGTGTCCTCGAAGAGGCCATGATGACGGCGGGGATTCCCTATACGATGGTCGGCGGCTTGAAGTTCTACGACCGCATGGAAATCAAGGACATCATTGCCTATCTGCACGTCCTCTACAACCCGTTTGACACCGTGAGCCTCCTGCGCATCATTAACGTGCCCAAGCGCGGCATCGGCACATCGACGATCGCCAAGCTCACGGAGTATGCCGCCATGCGTGAAGACTCCCTCTTCGATGTCCTGTCGAGTCCCGAAGCGCTCGAAGCTATGGGATTCAAGACGCGCACGAAGAATCTGCTCGAAGCCTTCGCCGCGCTTCTCTTTGACCTCATGGGCAAACTTGCCGCTATGCCGCTTTCTTCCTTTATCGAAGCCTTGCTTGACGATACGGGTTATATCAAGGATTTGGAGAAGCAGGATACGCCCGAGGCGCAGACGCGCATCGAGAACTTGCGAGAATTCGTCGGCGTGGCGCGAGAATTTGAAAAGACGGAGGAAGAGCCGACTTTGGAAAATTTCCTCAACCAGATCGCACTCGTCTCCGATGTCGATACAGCGAACATGGAGGACGACCGCGTGACGCTCATGACGCTTCATTCGGCAAAGGGCTTGGAGTTCCCCGTCGTCTTTCTCGTGGGCATGGAGGAGGGTATCTTTCCCCATGCGCGCACGCTGCTTGAGCCGAGCGAAATCGAGGAAGAACGCCGCACCTGCTATGTCGGCATCACGCGCGCTGAACGCAAGCTCTACTTGAGCTACGCGCGCTATCGGACGCTTTACGGCAAGGGGAATGTCTATCCGCCGTCGAGATTCCTCGCGGAGATTCCCGAAACGTATTTGGAAAAGGCACAGGCTTTTGGGCGGAGCGCGTTTTTAGAGTCGCGGGGCATGGGAAGGCCGCAGTCCGCCTTCGAGATTCTGCAAAGTTTGCAGCGGACGACAGCCCCTTCTGCATCGCCTTCTCCTGTACCTTCTTCCCCTCGCGAGGTGCGTCCTGCCACGTCCGCCGCAATTCGCCCGAGCATGGAAGTGGCATGGCGTGCGGGCGACAAGGCTCGTCATGGCAAATGGGGTGTCGGTACAGTCGTCTCGGTCAAGGGGGAAGGCGAAGAAGTCGAGCTGAAGATCGCCTTCCCGCAAATCGGCATCAAGGGACTCATGCAGAAGTATGCTCCCATCGAGAAAGTCTGAGGTTCGTATGGATATTCAAGAAGTCAAAAAAGAGCTTGCACAGTTGCGGCGCACGATACGTCACCACAATGTGCGCTACTACAACGATGACAATCCTGAAATCAGCGATTATGAATACGATCAGCTTATGCTGCAGCTTAAGGCGCTTGAAAGGGAATACCCCGAGCTTATCACGGAAAACTCGCCGACGCAGAAGGTCGGCGGTACGGCGAAGCGCACGGCAGGCACGCTCGTGCGCCACGACGTGCCGATGCTTTCCCTGCAGGATGTATTCTCTCGCGAGGAAATCGAAGCTTTCGTGCGCGATATAGAGGCGCGCATGGAAAATCCTGTGTTCGTCGTCGAAGAAAAGATCGACGGACTTTCGCTTGCCCTGCGCTATGAAAACGGGACGCTGAGCCGTGCCATCACGCGCGGCGACGGCATAGTGCAGGGCGAGGACGTCACGGAAAATGCCAAGGTCATCAAAGACGTCGTACAGAAACTCAAGGAGCCGCTGCCTTACTTCGAGGTGCGCGGTGAGGTCTACATGACGAAGGCGGCATTTGAGGCGGTCAATGAGAGGCGTCAGCTTATCGGACTCAAGCTCTTCGCCAACCCGCGCAACTGTGCGGCGGGCACTCTGCGCCAACTCGACAGCCGCATCACGAAGGAGAGGGGACTGTCCCTCTTCGTGTTCAATCTGCAGGCGGTGCGCGGCAAGGATTTCCAAACGCATGTCGAAGCCTACGACTTCATGAACCGGCAGGGCATCAAGGTCATTCATGCCTTTCACGTCTGCCGCACGGCAGAGGAGGTCTGGGATGCCATCGAGCAGATCGGCGCCTCGCGCGGCGATCTGCCCTACGACATCGACGGCGCTGTCGTCAAACTCAATGATTTTTCGCAAAGGGAGAGCCTTGGCGCTACTTCCAAGGCGCCGCGCTGGGCGATTGCCTATAAATACCCGCCCGAGGAAAAGGAAAGCGTCGTGCGCAGCATCACGCTTTCCGTCGGCCGGACGGGGCGCATCACGCCGACGGCGACGTTCGATCCCATCCGCCTTTGCGGTACGACGGTCGAGCGCGCGACGCTGCACAATCAAGATTTCATCGACGATCTCGATGTGCGCGTAGGCGATACCGTCGTCGTCTACAAGTCGGGGGAGATCATTCCGAAGATCAAGGCGGTCGTAAAGGAGAAACGCCCCGAGGGAACGGAGCCGTTCAAGATCGGCGATCGCTGCCCCGTCTGCGGCGCAAAGGCCGAGAGAGAGGCGGATTCCGCCGACGTCAAGTGCATCAATCAAGCATGTCCGGCGCAGGTGGAGAGCCACATCCTGAATTTTGTGAGCCGCGACGCCATGGACATCAAGGGCTTGGGCGAAAAGAACATCGCCGCCTTGATTGAAAAAGGGTTCCTTCACACGATCGTCGACATCTTCCGCTTGAAGGAGCATCGGGAGGAGCTGATTTCCCAAGGCGTTGTCGGCAAGGAAAAAAACACGGATAAGCTGCTTGCAGCCATCGAAGAGGCAAAGAAGAACGAACCGCAGCGTCTTTTGACGGGACTCGGTATCCCCGGCATCGGCAAGGCGGCAGCTGCCGCTCTCATGCAGCATTTCAAGACCTTGGAGGCTTTGGAAAATGCATCCGATGAAGCGATTCTCGCGGTGCGTGATATGGGCGAAACGAGCGTCGCTGCCATCCGCTCGTATTTCCAAAACGAAGGCAATGCAAAGATTTGCCGCGAACTGCAGCAGCTCGGTGTCGCAACGGCAGTACAAGAGCGTGCAGCACAGGGCGACGAACTGGCCGATATGAGCTTCGTCGTCACGGGCACGCTGCGTCATTTCGGGCGCAGGGAAATCACGGAGTTGATCGAGCAGCACGGCGGACGCGTGACAAGTTCTGTGTCCAAGAAGACGGACTGCCTCGTCGCGGGAGAAAATGCCGGCAGCAAGCTGCAGAAGGCGGAGCAGCTGGGGATTCGAATCTTGACGGAGGAAGAATTCCTTCAGCTGATTGGCCGGAAGTAAGACTGTGCCTTAATAAACAAAACAGCTATTTACTTCCGATAATTTATACTTATCGGAAGTAAATAAAACTCTTAGAAAAGATGGGAGACCTATCGTGAACAATATCCCGCAACTTTATTTCAGCAAACTCATGCGAGCCGTTGTCGAGTTTCAGCTGATCGAAGACGACGATCGCATCCTGATTGGGATTTCAGGCGGCAAGGATAGCATATTTCTTGCGTATGCGTTAGCCATCCTGCAGAAACGTATGAAGAAGAATTTTTCTCTTTGCGCCTTGACGATCGATCCGCAATTCACGGAAGATTTTCCTGTTGCGCGCATCGCTTCATTTTGCGAGGAGATCTCCATTCCCTTTGAAGCCGTTTCGGTGAATATAGCTGGCACCATCGAGGAGACGCCGGAGAAAAATCCTTGTTTTACCTGCGCATTTTTTCGGCGCGGCGCAATCAATCGTTATGCGCAGGAGCATGGGTGCAACAAGGTGGCTTATGCGCATCACAACGATGATGCGGTGGAAACATTGCTCATGGGAATCTTGTATTCGGGACAAATTCATACATTTACGCCCAAAACGTATCTTGATCGCTCCGGCATCACGGTCATTCGTCCACTCGTCTATTTCCGTGAATCAGAAATTCGTGATGCGATTGCTGTTCACGGCTTCAGCCCTATCCCCTCTCCATGTCCGCTCGATGGAACAACGATGCGCCAGGAGGTCAAAGAGCTGATTTCTTCATGGGAGAAAAAGGATCCGCAAATCTACCATCATTTAGCTGCTTCCATGCGCGAAAATGCCGTCGGAGAATTGTGGCCGCGCATGCAGACGCGAGATGAAATGTTGGAAACATACCGCACATACAAGAAAAATCCTGTACCTGAAAAATGAGTACAGGTCGAAAAATCTCGCGGTCAGAGCAACCCCATCATGCGATGAGCCTGTGGGATGACGCGGACATTTGCCAGATGTTCGGCGGCTTCCTCTTGCAGATGCAGAAGTTTTTTTGCCGTTGGTGCATGCACGCTGCCAAATGGCGTTGCGGGCTGTATTACGAAGAGGATCTGGGGTGCGATGTGCGCGACGAGATGCACCGCCTCTTGAAACTCCTCTTCTTCCGTATTTTCTGCGACAACGATCTTTACATAGGTGTCATGATTGTGCAGTAGCCGCAGAAAGCGACGATGCTCTTCCCATAGAGACTTTCCCGTGACGCTAGGCAATTTGATATCCATGCTGATGTAGGAAGTTATGTCGAGAATGCTTGCCATCTCTTCATAGAGCGTGCCGTTCGTTTCGAGGAAGAACGGCACATTTACCTCAGAAGCAAGCGCACGGATGAAGGTAGCATGAAGAAGCGGCTCCCCGCCTGTCAGACTGATGGAATGATGACGTACCGGCACTACGAAGGCGCGGATTCTTGCCGCAACTTCCTGAACGGACAATGGATTGGGCAATTCTTCATACTCGCCGCATCCCGGAATCGCTTCCACGCGACAGGAAGCGGCAGGCTGAAATGCAGTATCGCAGAAGCTGCATTTGATATTGCAGCCCGCAAAGCGCAAAAATACTTGCCGGGCACCGATGTACTTTCCTTCTCCCTGTATGGAGGAAAATATTTCGAGGATGTTCTCTTCCATACGTTCAGTCCTCGGTGTATGTCGCGCAAGCGCGTGGCGATTCCCAGACACAGACGGCAGCAAGATGCACGGAGTCGTTGCAAAATATTTCACGTTGCTTTAGCTCTTGGTAGATATATCGAGCGATATTCTCTGCCGTTGGATTGATTTCTGAAAAAGGTTCGAGCTCATTCAAGAAGCGGTGATCGAGTGAATTGACGACTTCTTGGAGCATTGCTTTCGCCGCCTTGAAGTCTATGAGCATCCCCAATTCATCCAATCTGCTGCCGGAAATCTTCAGTTCTACCTTCCAGTTATGTCCGTGCAGGCGGTCACATTTTCCTGGATAATTCACGATGCGGTGTGCCGCTTCAAATTCTTCTTCGACCTTGATTTCAAACATAAAAATCGCTCCTTGGAAAACAGGCTGCCGCAGAGATTGCGGCAGCCTGTCAATGCTTATTGATTGGATACATCTCGTCCCATCGTCGTATTCTTTACGTTACCGACGATGTCGTCGTAACTCATGGCTCGCGTATGTTGCGTATGACTCCATTCATGTTCGTTTCTATGGATGAAACCGAGGAAGATGATGGGTACCCACGAATAGATGAATACGGGGTAAAGCAGCATGTAGAACCAAGCCTTCCATTTGACTTGAATCTTGAGAAGGATGATCATGGGCAAGATGTATTGACCGAGCATGATCGCCGTCATGAGCTGGGAAGGAATGATATTGTAGATGTTCGTGTAGAACGGCGGAAATGCTGATTGTATGTAGCTGATAACGATGAAGAAGGTGGAGATCATCAAGAAGTGTGGCTGCAGGAGGTAGAGACAACCATCCAAGATGCGTATGTCACGACGCTTGATCCCCTCTCGCAGCATCTTCGGAATGTAGCGATGCGCCACGTCGAATTGTCCTTGTGCCCAACGTTTGCGCTGTCGCCATGACTGCATGAATGTCAGTGGCTTTTCATCGTACACAATGGCATCGTGCGCCCATGTCGTCTTGATTCCTTCCGCCAAGGATTTCATCGTAAATTCCATGTCTTCCGTCAGGCATGTGGCACGCCAACCGTAGCGTTCAAGGACGTCCGTCGTAATGCACATGCCCGTACCGCCGAGCACAGCGGAAAGCCCGATGTTCGTCTTTGCCAAATGGCTGATATGGTCGATGACCCAGAAAGCGATGGCGAATGTCCCCGCCACCCATGTATCGTAAGGATTTTTGGCATCAAGGTATCCTTGAATGATGCGATCGCCCTTGCAAAGTCGGTTGTTCATTTCCATAAGGAAGCGTGGGTGCACGAGATTGTCCGCATCAAAAACGACGACGGCATCGTATTTCTTTTCCATCTTGAAGAGGCGCTCGAACATCCATTCCATGGCGAAGCCCTTGCTCTTTTTCGTCGGATGCGTCCTTTCACAGACGATGCTGCCGTAACCGCGT is from Selenomonas sputigena ATCC 35185 and encodes:
- the hisIE gene encoding bifunctional phosphoribosyl-AMP cyclohydrolase/phosphoribosyl-ATP diphosphatase HisIE; translated protein: MNTSIDISMIHFDEKGLVPAIVQEENGEVLMLAYMNEESLKKTLETGFTWFYSRSRKKLWRKGETSGNVQQVKEISYDCDGDTLLVRVHQAGVACHTGTYSCFSGRRLGKDEKGVAVIGDEPQTSLAEVLNAVYHVIQERRVHPVEGSYTNYLFDKGQDKILKKVGEEAAETIIASKNMEKSDILYEMGDLWYHCLVLLAFHNIVPDELFVELMNRRSGGSYHQFTGKDGVRPDV
- a CDS encoding SagB/ThcOx family dehydrogenase, which codes for MCEEKGDVLQLPEPDLLPDREINFLELIELRASRRQYTAEALSLQELSYLLWCTQGVKMIAQGGRTLRNVPSAAALHPLTTLLYLQNVENVPTDFYQFMPVEHALKRLTLSEDAPEEMLTAFEQQAMVRQSAAIFFWVADVVRGIRTYGRKVYEYIYLDVGHIGQNFYLTAEALGLGACAVGRFDEAMLHHSLLLDGEEKKIVHAACIGKI
- a CDS encoding putative manganese-dependent inorganic diphosphatase, whose protein sequence is MKNTKPIYTIGHRNPDTDSICSAIGYAHLKQAMGENVVPARAGKVNEETKFALNHFHVEQPLLITDLYPRVKDITLDCKTVVKETDSLRHLGEIMRENDLKSVPVVDKDERLIGIVTVSDLAQRYFKELSMQNLADAGVSFRDVIRVIDGEVIVNGDEGGKIRGNVRIAAGSISMIQDVVKEHDVVLIGDRRDETLIDCLKQGIDCMIVTGNGRVSPSVIEEAEERHMLIINTPYDTYTCARLINQCVPVKRIMQDEIVAFKPLDLLSDIKGTMEQYSYRNYPVVENGKLVGLVSKDMLMVPERERVILVDHNERGQAVEGIEEAKILEIIDHHRLGGIQTSEPIFTRQEPVGCTATIVANMHWHRDVDIPPSIAGLLLSAILSDTVLFKSPTCTPYDKKTAERLAEIAGVDIMEYGMAMLKAGSGIGNMSPLEITKNDMKEFQIGDYRIIVSQISVMDTKEVMDIEAEIVKSMADVCKKEGYDMSLVMVTDIIAEGTYLLYTGSPKTLIGEAFHKDASGTHIYLPGVMSRKKQIIPPLSEAVKLIKKQ
- the pcrA gene encoding DNA helicase PcrA, with protein sequence MDIFQGLNPMQREAVAHIDGPLLIMAGAGSGKTKVLTCRIANLLAHGVPPYSILAITFTNKAAAEMRERVDRMIGGLGKDVWLSTFHSFCARFLRREIEAGEVYKKNFVIYDTSDSKTVIKACLKELNLDDKQFAPAKVQNAISNAKNLMLGPRAYARQADTFHAKKIAELFSLYDKKLRENNALDFDDLLLLAVDLLENNDELRQKYQRRFRYILIDEYQDTNGAQYRLTTLLAGGHHNLCVVGDADQSIYGWRGADISNILNFEKDFPEAKTIKLEQNYRSTKNILAAANAVIRNNENRKPKKLWTENAVGEKIALYQANDERDEARFVVDTVQKQKTLFSVDYGDIAVLYRTNAQSRVLEEAMMTAGIPYTMVGGLKFYDRMEIKDIIAYLHVLYNPFDTVSLLRIINVPKRGIGTSTIAKLTEYAAMREDSLFDVLSSPEALEAMGFKTRTKNLLEAFAALLFDLMGKLAAMPLSSFIEALLDDTGYIKDLEKQDTPEAQTRIENLREFVGVAREFEKTEEEPTLENFLNQIALVSDVDTANMEDDRVTLMTLHSAKGLEFPVVFLVGMEEGIFPHARTLLEPSEIEEERRTCYVGITRAERKLYLSYARYRTLYGKGNVYPPSRFLAEIPETYLEKAQAFGRSAFLESRGMGRPQSAFEILQSLQRTTAPSASPSPVPSSPREVRPATSAAIRPSMEVAWRAGDKARHGKWGVGTVVSVKGEGEEVELKIAFPQIGIKGLMQKYAPIEKV
- the ligA gene encoding NAD-dependent DNA ligase LigA — translated: MDIQEVKKELAQLRRTIRHHNVRYYNDDNPEISDYEYDQLMLQLKALEREYPELITENSPTQKVGGTAKRTAGTLVRHDVPMLSLQDVFSREEIEAFVRDIEARMENPVFVVEEKIDGLSLALRYENGTLSRAITRGDGIVQGEDVTENAKVIKDVVQKLKEPLPYFEVRGEVYMTKAAFEAVNERRQLIGLKLFANPRNCAAGTLRQLDSRITKERGLSLFVFNLQAVRGKDFQTHVEAYDFMNRQGIKVIHAFHVCRTAEEVWDAIEQIGASRGDLPYDIDGAVVKLNDFSQRESLGATSKAPRWAIAYKYPPEEKESVVRSITLSVGRTGRITPTATFDPIRLCGTTVERATLHNQDFIDDLDVRVGDTVVVYKSGEIIPKIKAVVKEKRPEGTEPFKIGDRCPVCGAKAEREADSADVKCINQACPAQVESHILNFVSRDAMDIKGLGEKNIAALIEKGFLHTIVDIFRLKEHREELISQGVVGKEKNTDKLLAAIEEAKKNEPQRLLTGLGIPGIGKAAAAALMQHFKTLEALENASDEAILAVRDMGETSVAAIRSYFQNEGNAKICRELQQLGVATAVQERAAQGDELADMSFVVTGTLRHFGRREITELIEQHGGRVTSSVSKKTDCLVAGENAGSKLQKAEQLGIRILTEEEFLQLIGRK
- a CDS encoding tRNA 2-thiocytidine biosynthesis TtcA family protein, coding for MNNIPQLYFSKLMRAVVEFQLIEDDDRILIGISGGKDSIFLAYALAILQKRMKKNFSLCALTIDPQFTEDFPVARIASFCEEISIPFEAVSVNIAGTIEETPEKNPCFTCAFFRRGAINRYAQEHGCNKVAYAHHNDDAVETLLMGILYSGQIHTFTPKTYLDRSGITVIRPLVYFRESEIRDAIAVHGFSPIPSPCPLDGTTMRQEVKELISSWEKKDPQIYHHLAASMRENAVGELWPRMQTRDEMLETYRTYKKNPVPEK
- a CDS encoding 7-carboxy-7-deazaguanine synthase QueE; this translates as MEENILEIFSSIQGEGKYIGARQVFLRFAGCNIKCSFCDTAFQPAASCRVEAIPGCGEYEELPNPLSVQEVAARIRAFVVPVRHHSISLTGGEPLLHATFIRALASEVNVPFFLETNGTLYEEMASILDITSYISMDIKLPSVTGKSLWEEHRRFLRLLHNHDTYVKIVVAENTEEEEFQEAVHLVAHIAPQILFVIQPATPFGSVHAPTAKKLLHLQEEAAEHLANVRVIPQAHRMMGLL
- the queD gene encoding 6-carboxytetrahydropterin synthase QueD; the encoded protein is MFEIKVEEEFEAAHRIVNYPGKCDRLHGHNWKVELKISGSRLDELGMLIDFKAAKAMLQEVVNSLDHRFLNELEPFSEINPTAENIARYIYQELKQREIFCNDSVHLAAVCVWESPRACATYTED
- a CDS encoding glycosyltransferase family 2 protein: MNHVFDIVMVPLQVIILLFTLYYFFIGFCGMWRRKENKILTPKKTFAVIIAAHNESAVIGQLLQNLQSLDYPKTLYDVFVIADNCDDNTAEIARGYGSIVCERTHPTKKSKGFAMEWMFERLFKMEKKYDAVVVFDADNLVHPRFLMEMNNRLCKGDRIIQGYLDAKNPYDTWVAGTFAIAFWVIDHISHLAKTNIGLSAVLGGTGMCITTDVLERYGWRATCLTEDMEFTMKSLAEGIKTTWAHDAIVYDEKPLTFMQSWRQRKRWAQGQFDVAHRYIPKMLREGIKRRDIRILDGCLYLLQPHFLMISTFFIVISYIQSAFPPFYTNIYNIIPSQLMTAIMLGQYILPMIILLKIQVKWKAWFYMLLYPVFIYSWVPIIFLGFIHRNEHEWSHTQHTRAMSYDDIVGNVKNTTMGRDVSNQ